A single genomic interval of Antechinus flavipes isolate AdamAnt ecotype Samford, QLD, Australia chromosome 1, AdamAnt_v2, whole genome shotgun sequence harbors:
- the ATP5MF gene encoding ATP synthase subunit f, mitochondrial has translation MSSQTPLSAPLREQRLLDVKLQQVPSWIMKRDFSPSGIMKAVRRGYDAYFNKYIDVKKGGIGGVTMVLAGYILLNYCAAYKELKHERWRKYH, from the exons cACCACTTTCAGCACCGCTTAGAGAACAGAGACTTCTAGATGTCAAACTGCAACAGGTGCCATCCTGGATAATGAAGCGAGATTTTTCCCCTTCTGGGATCATGAAAGCTGTTCGTAGAG GTTATGATGCATATTTTAATAAGTACATTGATGTGAAGAAAGGTGGGATTGGTGGTGTTACTATGGTGCTTGCTGGTTACATCCTGCTCAATTATTGTGCAGCTTACAAGGAGCTTA AACATGAACGTTGGCGAAAGTACCACtga